The genomic stretch GACCTGCCGCTGTGGAGGCGGTGGAAAGAGTAGAGCCGTCAAAATAGGCGATTTCTCCATTGGTTCCTAAATCCACAAGCATTGCAGTTTCTTTGGATTCTGCCATACGGGATGCTAAAATTCCTGCGGTGATATCTGCCCCCACAAAAGCAGCAATGCATGGAGCAAGATAACAAGTTGCTCCGCTAATGGAATATTCTTTTCCAAAAAAATCGGTGGGAGTATAAGGTGCTTCTCCCAAAGGAGAAACATCTTGTCCCGTTAAAAAATGAAGCATTACTGTATTGGCAACAATCACGATATTTTCAGGGGTGTTGCATTGGGTAATGATTTCTGAAATCTGTTTTTGCAACAGATTAGAGAGCAGGTTGGGGTGTTCTTTGTCAAAAGCAATTCTTGAAATTACATCGGCACCGTAGGCGGTTTGATAATTCTCCTCAGTAATTTTTTTGACAATGTTTTTATTTTTATATAAAATGGCAGCGATGGTAGTGGTTCCGATATCAATCACTAAACCGTCGGTGTAATCATAGGTGATAGGGTAATTTTCCCAAGAGAAGTCGATTTCCACCACAGGGGCTAAGGTTTCAGCCGTAATCGTGACATTTCCTGTTGCCTTTGCCTGACAAGCCAAACGAATATGATTTGCGATTTCGTATTCTGTGAGAATACTTTTTTCTTTTTCGGTAAGTGGGGAGAGACTTCCGATTGCAGTTACCTTGCATTTTCCGCAGGTGCCGTTTTGTCCGCAAGGCATGGAAATGATTTCTCCTGCCCGTTTTAACAATTCAGAAAGCAGAATTTCTTCCGAAAACGGGAAAGAAAGACTTTCGTTTATGGTTGCTTCAAACAAATCAATCACCACCTTTTTTACAAGTTCTTGTTTACAGTATAATACAAAAAAATGAAAAAGTAAATAATTTTTCCATTTTTTTGGAAAGGGTTGCATTTTTTTTGATGGTGTGATATAGTGAAAAAAGAATACTTCGCAAAGTGCGAAAGGAGAGTATTATGGATTTAAATGATGTGAGAAACCTCAAGGCGATTGATGCTCACAATCATATTTTTCATTTCCCGAAATATGATAATGAGATGCAATTAAACGATTTGGAAACCAGTTGGAAGGTTGCTTCTGCTGCCAATACGGATAAAATTTTTATTTCTACCATGGAAGCGGTATGCAACGCAGAGATGGTGGAGTCTGAAAATGATTACTTATGGAATTTATCTCAGGAAGTGGACTATCTGTATCAGTGGGTAGTAATTGATCCCCGTAACGAAAATAGCTTCCTGCAGGCAAAAAGAATGCTCAACAACGGAAAATGCGTGGGCATTAAATTACATCCCAAAGAACATAACTATACCTTAGCGGAATTTGGGGACAAAATTTTCTCCTTTGCCTCTGATTTTGGTGCCGTTGTGCAGATTCATCCGGAAGACAGTGCCACCTGGATTTTGCCTCATGCAGACAAATATCCCGATGTTACTTTTCTCGTAGCACATATGTGCTCCTGGTTAGGCAGAGCTTATGCAGATGCTATTGAGCAGGCAAAACATGGCAATGTGTGGGCAGATACTTCCGGTTCTGCAAGTTATTGCAATGTGGGAGTAGAATATATTGTGAATCGTGTGGGATCTGATAAAATTTTATATGGAACAGATGGTTATTCCTCGGGATTCCAGCGTGGCAGAATTGAATATGCTCAGATTTCCAACGAAGATAAGGCAAATATCTTCAGATTCAATGCAGAACGGTTATTTGCCAAAACTTTTGCAAGAGAAAAGAAATAAGTGGTAAAAAAAGAAAAAAAGGTGAACAACTTGTTCACCTTTTTTTATGTTACCTACAAGCCGTAATCAAACGGAATACCTGTTCTGCAGTGTCTGCTAAATTTCGGTAGGCATTTTCCACATTCATTGCATCTGCCAAAGAGCAGGGAGTTCTCACAATGGGGAAGAACGCATCAATACCGTGGTCATTGCAAATTTTGGCATCCTCAGTCACACAGCCGGAAAACGCAATCACGGTTTTTCCAAACTGTTTTGCCAGTTTTGCCACACCAATGGGTGCTTTGCCCTGATAGGACTGCCCGTCTAATCGTCCTTCTCCGGTAATCACATAGTCAGCATCTTTGATTTTTTCTGCCAGACCTGTTTCTCTGATAACCATATCCACGCCGGATTCCAGTTTTGCATTCAAATAAGAAAGAAAAGCAAACCCAAGCCCGCCTGCTGCCCCTGCACCGGGATAGTTTGCATCAGAGGAGGGGAGCAGTGATTTGGTTAACTTAGCATACTGTTTCAACCAACCATCCATTTGAATCACCATTTCGGGAGTAGCACCTTTTTGGGGACCGTATACTGCGCTGGCGCCCCGTTCTCCGCAAAGAGGATTGGTTACGTCACACGCTACACAAAATTCACATTCGGCAAGTTCTTTTAAAGCATTCTCTGTACGGATGGCAACAATTTCGGACAATCCTTTGGCACCAAACGGAACCTGTTCACCTTTTTGATTGAAAAACTCAAATCCTAGCGCTTGAAGCATCCCGATACCACCGTCATTGGTGGCGCTTCCGCCTATGCCTATCACAAATTTGCGACAGCCTTTTTGGATTGCATCATAAATCATTTCACCCACGCCGTAGGTTGTGGTATGTAATGGGTTTCGTTCTTCTTCCGAAATCAACGTGATGCCGGAGGCTGATGCCATTTCCATAATGGCGGTTTGATTGTTAATACCGTATTTTGCGGTTACCGGAAGTCCTAAGGGGTTTTTTACGGTTGTTTCTACCCATGTTCCACAAGTTGCAGATACAATGGCTTCCACAGTGCCTTCGCCGCCGTCTGCAATGGGGCAAACGGTTACTGTTGCATCGGGAATGACACGCTGGATTCCTTCAGCGATTGCATCTCCCGACTGAAAGGTGGAAAGACTTCCTTTCATAGAATCAATGGCGACAGTAATATTCATAAGTTTTCACCTTCGTTTTCTAAAAAAATAATCTGGTCTCGAAGATTAGAAATTTAATTAAAAATATTGTATCATAACAGAGAAAAACTGTCAAGGAATAATGTTTATTTTTAAAATTATGTATTATATAATATAATTGTATAAAAATCTTTGAAAAAGTGTTGACAAGTTTGGAAATAAATGATATACTTGTTAAACAATAGGATAGTATATCGTGGTGCATTGTCTGTATCACGAGATTTTTAACTTGCAAAAAAATAAAAAATATACAAAATTTAAGAAAGGAAGTGCCAACGTATGAAGAAGTTTTTTAGTCTTCTTCTCGCGCTGACCCTTGTGGTTGGTATGCTGACTGCATTTACTGCATCTGCAGCGGTAAACACTACCGTGTTTTACAATGCATTGAATGACGAACAGATTACGTCACTTGATGGTGTAACCAGCATCTACGCAACCACAACTTTCACAGGACGTTACGAAGATAACGCTTCCGTTATCGTTTCTCATTATGCAGCAAACGGTAAACTGACAAAAGTGGAATCTATCGTTCCTGTTGAATCTACTATCGGAGCAAGTGTAACC from Oscillospiraceae bacterium encodes the following:
- a CDS encoding DUF4445 domain-containing protein — translated: MQPFPKKWKNYLLFHFFVLYCKQELVKKVVIDLFEATINESLSFPFSEEILLSELLKRAGEIISMPCGQNGTCGKCKVTAIGSLSPLTEKEKSILTEYEIANHIRLACQAKATGNVTITAETLAPVVEIDFSWENYPITYDYTDGLVIDIGTTTIAAILYKNKNIVKKITEENYQTAYGADVISRIAFDKEHPNLLSNLLQKQISEIITQCNTPENIVIVANTVMLHFLTGQDVSPLGEAPYTPTDFFGKEYSISGATCYLAPCIAAFVGADITAGILASRMAESKETAMLVDLGTNGEIAYFDGSTLSTASTAAGPAFEGAGIFMGMPAKPGAIDRVWIENSEIFHHVIGDAIPRGISGSGIVDVLTVMKTIDILDESGCLIEEHPLCQRDHHGKPCFRIPNSDVMIRASDIRKLQLAKAAIHAGMLTLANRVDTLYLSGGFGSKINSRNAEEIGLLPKNFAKTTKALGNTALFGGTLALFSNDARKKMNELSKKAKTIALHQNPDFTEIYIEKMCF
- a CDS encoding glycerate kinase, whose product is MNITVAIDSMKGSLSTFQSGDAIAEGIQRVIPDATVTVCPIADGGEGTVEAIVSATCGTWVETTVKNPLGLPVTAKYGINNQTAIMEMASASGITLISEEERNPLHTTTYGVGEMIYDAIQKGCRKFVIGIGGSATNDGGIGMLQALGFEFFNQKGEQVPFGAKGLSEIVAIRTENALKELAECEFCVACDVTNPLCGERGASAVYGPQKGATPEMVIQMDGWLKQYAKLTKSLLPSSDANYPGAGAAGGLGFAFLSYLNAKLESGVDMVIRETGLAEKIKDADYVITGEGRLDGQSYQGKAPIGVAKLAKQFGKTVIAFSGCVTEDAKICNDHGIDAFFPIVRTPCSLADAMNVENAYRNLADTAEQVFRLITACR